From the genome of Polyodon spathula isolate WHYD16114869_AA unplaced genomic scaffold, ASM1765450v1 scaffolds_1450, whole genome shotgun sequence:
TTCAATGAAGTTCGGTTTCTACTAGAACGTATTGTAACCGTCTGTGATCCGCCACGAGTTTATTACCTGGAAGGTACTACACCCCTGTCAGTTGCTGGGTAAAACTGTAGATTTTGTTTATATGCGATTATAAATGCTGTGGATGTAGGAGATTatggattaaaataataatgttactgacataccttaaatgttttttttttttttccccccagggtTAAAGGAGACCCTAGAAGCGAAGCTGTTTGGGCAGCACCTGGCTACCCAGATTATCCTGAAAGCAGTGACTGGCTTTGTCAACAACAAAAAGCCCAAGAAGCCTCTGGTCCTGTCCCTCCATGGCTGGACAGGAACAGGAAAGAACTTGGTCAGCCAGATGATAGCTGAGCACCTGTACAGGAAAGGCATGCAGAGTGACTTTGTGCACCAGTTTGTCTCCACCGCTCACTTTCCCCATGCTGACCACATCGACACCTACAAGGTAAATACAACCCGAATAAACTGGAGCTGCGTAGCTTTTTGTAATAAGATGAGGTGTTAATGGCCCAAGTCTAAATCTTCCTTTTGTAGGACCAGCTGCAGCAGTGGGTACGAGGGAACGTGACCAGCTGTGCGCGATCCCTGTTTATATTTGATGAAATGGACAAAATGCACCCAGGCCTTATTGACAGTATCAAACCATTCTTGGATTATTATGAGACCATGGATGGGGTGTCCTACCGGCAAGCCATTTTCATATTCCTCAGGTAATCAGGCCATATCCTCTACTTTGGTCCACAGATATCAGGGTCTCTCTTTAAATCAGCAATTCACCTACCTGTCACACatttgcagtaaaacaaaaaaaaactgtagggtGAAACATGTGTAAAGCTAAGATTTTCTGTCTTGCAAAGAAAGCATGATGTGGGGCTTTAATAGGTCAGAGCTAACATGAAGGATATGGATACTCTGTAATAAAGGAAAATGGATTTCAAGACTAGTTCCTACACCAATgcttttttggcagtttttgcaGGACAGTGTTCGGACTGTCATGTGTTACTGTGCTCCGATGCATGCTCAATTCATTCTGTTCCATTTTTGTGAGCCtctaaatacatacaaatgtgcATATTCTATAGctctattggttgattttttttttttaatccaacagCAATGCAGGTGGAGAGAAGATCACCAGAGTGGCTCTGGATTTCTGGAATGAAGGCAAGAAAAGGGAAGAAATCCAGCTGAAAGACCTGGAGACAGCCGTGTCACTCGAAGTCTTTAACAACAAGAACAGTATGTCACTCACTTTACCACTCTACCCACTTCCATTCATATCCGAGTGCAGAGGCACTACATGCCTAGAGTCACTAAGAAGTTGCAGCCCATAGTGCAAGTACTTAAGGAGTAACACTTTTGGACACGGGGGTGGTGGAGCGGTACATGGTACCAGAAATACTATGCAAAGGTGTTTGATACTCTGAAACATGAAACTTCACTTCTCATGTGATGAAGCCACTCATGTCTTCAGATTTTGTGACGCACTCCTCAATTGTTGCATACAttttgattacaaaaataaatattataatggcTTATTAGTGTTTACATGCCTCCCCGTTGTGGCTAATTGGAGATTGGTCACCTGCCTATCCAAACAGTGCTTACTGTACAAGTCCGCTCTTCCCTTAAAttgatttcttgttttttaatacgTCTTGGTCCCATGCAGTCTAGTCTTGTATTCATGCTTTCTCTAATCTTCACTGTTTCAGGTGGGTTCTGGCACACCAGTCTAATTGACAAGAACCTGGTGGATTTCTTCGTCCCTTTCCTGCCTCTGGAGATGAAACATGTGCGAATGTGTGTGAAGGAAGAGCTGAAGTCCCGCAACAAGAAGCCAGACGAGGAGATAGTCAACACTGTGGTTGAAGAAATGACCTACTTCCCCAGAGAAGAGAAGATCTTCTCAGACAAGGGCTGCAAAACTGTGGAGAAGAAGCTAGACTATTACTTGTagtgtttacaaataaatgtcGGGAAGGACACTGAATTTAAACTGGGTTGGAAGTCTATAccaggaggtcctgggttcaacTCTGCCACTGACACTGTATGCCTTGAGAAAGTTCAGTTAAATCACCCTACTGTAAAATCTTGGTAGAAACaggactgcatttttaaatgagacGTTGCATCTTTGCTGCACTATGTGGGAcaattaaattcaaaatgaaaattaagGATACAAATCAGCCAGCACTATTCATTTGATAATGATTTGTTATGTGCAGAAATTTGGGGTTAggcttttttatgatttaaaaaaaaagtgagctaTACAGATATTGA
Proteins encoded in this window:
- the tor1 gene encoding torsin family 1 isoform X1, with product MRLHQRPALGIALALSCVSTGNAIEPISTSIAVGMAAALTGLLAIYPNMLCSIHECCQEEWVAMNTTGLKETLEAKLFGQHLATQIILKAVTGFVNNKKPKKPLVLSLHGWTGTGKNLVSQMIAEHLYRKGMQSDFVHQFVSTAHFPHADHIDTYKDQLQQWVRGNVTSCARSLFIFDEMDKMHPGLIDSIKPFLDYYETMDGVSYRQAIFIFLSNAGGEKITRVALDFWNEGKKREEIQLKDLETAVSLEVFNNKNSGFWHTSLIDKNLVDFFVPFLPLEMKHVRMCVKEELKSRNKKPDEEIVNTVVEEMTYFPREEKIFSDKGCKTVEKKLDYYL
- the tor1 gene encoding torsin family 1 isoform X2; translated protein: MRVTRLLTPLCFLSCVQTTSAFEPFTTSVLIGVGVGLLPLGRQIVHYFLENCDDNWIAFNSTGLKETLEAKLFGQHLATQIILKAVTGFVNNKKPKKPLVLSLHGWTGTGKNLVSQMIAEHLYRKGMQSDFVHQFVSTAHFPHADHIDTYKDQLQQWVRGNVTSCARSLFIFDEMDKMHPGLIDSIKPFLDYYETMDGVSYRQAIFIFLSNAGGEKITRVALDFWNEGKKREEIQLKDLETAVSLEVFNNKNSGFWHTSLIDKNLVDFFVPFLPLEMKHVRMCVKEELKSRNKKPDEEIVNTVVEEMTYFPREEKIFSDKGCKTVEKKLDYYL